Proteins encoded by one window of Synechococcus sp. WH 7805:
- the ribBA gene encoding bifunctional 3,4-dihydroxy-2-butanone-4-phosphate synthase/GTP cyclohydrolase II, with product MEFELRTSRALPESVDQSTQSQTLFDTIPDALKAIRNGECVVVVDDERRENEGDLICAAQFATPEQINFMATEARGLICLAMQGDRLDSLDLPLMVDRNTDANQTAFTVSIDAGPEHGVSTGISAEDRSRTIQVAIQSESRPSDLRRPGHIFPLRARPGGVLKRAGHTEAAVDLAQLAGLNSSGVICEIQNADGSMARLPELQDYARQWGLRLISIADLIRYRLENERFVVRQAQASLPSQFGSFQAIGFRNALDGSEHVALVKGTIGSMKEPVLVRMHSECLTGDAFGSLRCDCRGQLEAALRRIEQEGEGVLVYLRQEGRGIGLINKLKAYSLQDGGLDTVEANEKLGFAPDLRNYGVGAQILSDLGIHRLRLLTNNPRKIAGLGGYGLEVVDRVPLEIDPGDYNAQYLATKREKLGHLFEERPERSHWVIGLDTDATGETVLSKLVQRMEQLALEHKLQLQAEHNPRLLALWERPRFVWSIQNSDPTLSVVQKLLVTMASWQETSRIGVLHAVKTIQISHPPQWLNREERSLESLRSTMEKADWFQRENQPALIHWS from the coding sequence ATGGAGTTTGAACTCAGGACATCGAGAGCTCTGCCCGAATCTGTCGATCAATCAACGCAATCTCAAACCCTGTTTGACACCATTCCTGATGCGCTCAAAGCCATTCGCAACGGTGAATGCGTTGTTGTCGTCGACGATGAGCGTCGGGAGAACGAAGGAGACCTGATCTGCGCAGCCCAGTTCGCCACACCCGAACAGATCAATTTCATGGCGACCGAAGCCAGGGGGTTGATCTGTCTGGCGATGCAAGGTGATCGCCTCGATTCCCTGGATCTTCCTTTGATGGTGGACCGCAACACCGATGCGAACCAGACGGCCTTTACGGTCAGCATTGACGCGGGACCAGAGCACGGAGTCTCCACGGGTATTTCCGCTGAAGACCGGTCTCGGACCATTCAGGTGGCCATTCAATCCGAATCAAGACCTTCTGATCTACGGCGACCCGGACACATCTTTCCTCTCAGAGCCCGACCCGGTGGTGTGCTGAAACGGGCGGGACATACCGAAGCTGCGGTTGACCTCGCCCAATTGGCTGGACTGAATTCATCAGGCGTGATCTGTGAGATTCAAAATGCTGACGGATCCATGGCTCGTCTGCCTGAACTACAGGATTACGCGCGCCAGTGGGGGCTACGTCTGATCAGCATTGCCGATTTGATTCGGTACAGATTGGAGAATGAACGATTTGTCGTTCGTCAGGCCCAGGCATCCCTCCCCAGTCAGTTCGGCAGTTTTCAGGCCATCGGTTTTCGCAATGCCCTTGATGGCAGTGAACATGTTGCGTTGGTCAAAGGCACGATCGGATCGATGAAGGAACCTGTGCTGGTGCGGATGCATTCAGAATGTCTGACGGGTGATGCCTTTGGTTCACTGCGTTGTGATTGCCGTGGACAGCTTGAGGCCGCATTGCGTCGGATTGAGCAGGAGGGTGAGGGTGTGCTGGTGTATCTGCGACAGGAGGGCCGGGGCATCGGTTTGATTAACAAACTCAAGGCCTACAGCCTTCAGGATGGAGGCCTGGATACGGTTGAAGCCAATGAAAAGCTTGGTTTTGCGCCAGATCTGCGCAATTACGGGGTTGGCGCACAGATCCTCAGTGACCTAGGAATTCATCGTCTTCGCCTTCTCACCAACAACCCCCGCAAAATTGCTGGCCTGGGAGGCTATGGCCTTGAAGTGGTGGATCGAGTCCCTCTAGAAATTGATCCAGGGGATTACAACGCCCAATATCTCGCGACGAAGCGCGAGAAACTAGGCCATCTGTTCGAAGAGCGCCCCGAGCGTTCCCACTGGGTGATTGGCCTCGACACTGATGCCACCGGTGAAACCGTCCTCTCCAAGCTGGTTCAGCGAATGGAACAGCTTGCGTTGGAGCACAAGCTGCAGCTGCAGGCCGAACACAATCCACGGTTGCTCGCACTCTGGGAGCGGCCGAGATTCGTTTGGTCCATTCAGAATTCTGATCCCACGCTTTCAGTGGTGCAGAAGCTGCTGGTCACGATGGCGTCCTGGCAGGAGACTTCCCGCATCGGAGTGCTTCATGCGGTGAAAACGATTC
- the argC gene encoding N-acetyl-gamma-glutamyl-phosphate reductase, with protein sequence MVNQRVAVVGASGYGGLQTLRLLKEHPSFQVSFLAGERSAGRPWKEICPFLPLDGDPIVEAADPDRIASTSDFAVLSLPNGLASKLVPPLLERGVRVVDLSADYRYKSLDHWSSVYVQEARSAARTDHDLCEEAIYGLPEWHHQDIANARLVAAPGCFPTASLLPLLPFLKQGLIESDGLIIDAKTGTSGGGRAAKEHLLLAEASESIAPYGVIGHRHTSEIEQLASNVAGCPIQLQFTPHLVPMVRGLLSTVYARLRDPGLTAEDCTTVLETVYQQHPCVEVLPVGTYPATKWAKHTNRAMLSVQVDTRTGRLVLMSAVDNLLKGQAGQGLQCLNLMAGLKSTEGLPLTPFYP encoded by the coding sequence ATGGTGAATCAACGGGTTGCCGTGGTGGGTGCCTCGGGATATGGAGGGCTCCAGACCTTGCGCCTTCTCAAAGAGCACCCCTCATTTCAGGTGAGCTTTCTGGCTGGCGAGCGCTCTGCTGGCCGTCCCTGGAAGGAGATCTGCCCATTTCTCCCACTGGATGGTGATCCGATCGTTGAAGCTGCGGACCCGGATCGCATCGCTTCAACGTCAGATTTCGCTGTGCTGAGCTTGCCCAACGGACTGGCCAGCAAGTTGGTTCCACCTTTGCTGGAGCGAGGTGTGAGGGTGGTCGATCTGTCCGCGGACTATCGCTACAAATCGCTTGACCACTGGTCCTCCGTGTATGTGCAGGAGGCCAGGAGCGCAGCAAGAACAGACCATGATCTCTGCGAGGAGGCCATCTACGGTCTGCCCGAATGGCATCACCAGGACATTGCCAATGCTCGGTTGGTTGCTGCGCCGGGCTGTTTCCCGACAGCAAGTCTCTTGCCACTACTCCCTTTCCTCAAGCAGGGATTGATCGAGAGTGATGGCTTAATTATCGATGCAAAAACAGGGACGTCAGGTGGAGGGCGAGCCGCGAAGGAACACCTTCTTCTTGCCGAGGCGTCTGAATCGATTGCCCCTTATGGCGTGATCGGTCACCGCCACACCTCTGAAATCGAACAGTTGGCTAGCAACGTTGCAGGCTGCCCCATCCAACTTCAGTTCACGCCCCATCTTGTACCGATGGTGCGAGGGCTTCTTTCAACCGTCTACGCCAGGTTGAGAGATCCGGGACTAACAGCAGAGGACTGCACAACTGTGCTGGAGACCGTTTACCAGCAGCATCCCTGCGTGGAGGTTCTTCCCGTAGGAACCTATCCAGCGACCAAATGGGCCAAACACACCAACCGAGCCATGCTTTCGGTACAGGTGGATACAAGAACTGGTCGTCTCGTGCTGATGAGCGCTGTTGACAATCTTCTTAAGGGCCAGGCCGGCCAAGGCCTTCAGTGCCTAAACCTGATGGCCGGTCTGAAATCCACCGAAGGGCTTCCACTGACACCGTTCTATCCCTGA
- the purN gene encoding phosphoribosylglycinamide formyltransferase, with translation MPAFLDTSQVHEEDPTEFIVPALGSWPRFTPPLRIGVMASGSGSNFEALYKATTQGRLDASLRLLIVNNPNCGAKERAARLQIPCQLIDHRLHSTRESLDLALVSAFQAADVEAVVMAGWMRIVTPTLIDAYPGRLINLHPSLLPSFKGLDAVGQALAAGVRISGCSVHHVQADVDSGTVIAQAAVPVYASDDKNALSRRIQRQEHRLLPWATALAGLQWRDEGDAEVQG, from the coding sequence ATGCCCGCTTTTTTAGACACTAGCCAGGTCCATGAAGAAGATCCCACTGAATTCATTGTTCCGGCACTCGGATCCTGGCCACGGTTTACGCCGCCGCTCCGAATCGGCGTCATGGCATCCGGCTCTGGCAGCAATTTCGAAGCTCTTTACAAGGCGACGACACAGGGACGCCTCGATGCATCGTTGCGATTGCTGATTGTGAACAACCCGAACTGCGGAGCCAAGGAACGGGCTGCTCGTCTTCAGATTCCCTGCCAGCTCATTGATCACCGACTTCACAGCACCCGTGAATCCCTGGACCTCGCCCTGGTGTCTGCGTTCCAGGCTGCCGATGTCGAAGCCGTGGTGATGGCTGGTTGGATGCGAATCGTCACGCCGACGTTGATTGACGCCTATCCCGGCAGGCTGATCAATCTCCACCCTTCTCTCCTTCCCTCGTTCAAAGGATTGGATGCCGTTGGTCAAGCCCTCGCCGCAGGGGTCAGGATCAGCGGATGCAGCGTCCATCACGTTCAGGCCGATGTGGACTCAGGAACAGTGATTGCTCAGGCAGCAGTCCCTGTCTACGCAAGCGATGATAAAAATGCTCTCTCCAGGCGCATTCAGAGGCAAGAGCATCGGCTCCTTCCCTGGGCCACAGCGTTAGCGGGCTTGCAATGGAGAGACGAGGGAGATGCAGAGGTTCAGGGATAG